In Triticum aestivum cultivar Chinese Spring chromosome 5B, IWGSC CS RefSeq v2.1, whole genome shotgun sequence, the following proteins share a genomic window:
- the LOC123115834 gene encoding uncharacterized protein isoform X1, which produces MGGRRDHGQCPAEVVLHLRRLDALLKDHGLDHTAHTLEMEAGLFFEAAHLEQLVRQGLWASAHRYLRRFSALWDGDGAATQYATLLSSLSHHSILAWLACRGDEGGRAASFLRPSDEAIRTACPEEARRKDMYCSMTSQQARASLNWEDIKLETLTRVQELVDLRPNLDCLLKNRLPRHKPTPQDVIPLGILTSLRGSQRYRRKRVNHKPACDLAYFVLHKRLPDISLVPDCH; this is translated from the exons ATGGGTGGGCGTCGTGATCACGGGCAGTGTCCCGCCGAGGTTGTTCTTCACCTCCGGCGGCTGGACGCTCTCCTCAAGGACCACGGCCTCGACCACACCGCCCACAC GCTGGAGATGGAGGCGGGCCTGTTCTTCGAGGCGGCGCATCTGGAGCAGCTGGTGAGGCAAGGGCTCTGGGCCTCCGCCCACCGCTACCTGCGCCGCTTCTCGGCCCTTTGGGACGGGGACGGCGCCGCCACCCAGTACGCCACCCTCCTCAGCAGCCTCTCCCACCACTCTATACTTGCCTGGCTGGcctgccgcggcgacgaaggcggtCGCGCTGCCTCTTTCCTCAGGCCCTCGGATGAGGCCATCCGCACGGCCTGCCCCGAGGAAGCCCGACGCAAGGACATGTACTGCTCCATGACTTCCCAACAAGCCAG AGCATCCTTGAACTGGGAGGATATAAAGCTCGAGACCTTGACGAGGGTGCAAGAGTTGGTTGATCTGCGTCCCAACCTGGACTGCCTGCTGAAAAATCGATTGCCACGACACAAGCCCACGCCGCAGGATGTCATTCCTCTTGG CATACTGACCAGCTTACGGGGGTCTCAGAGATACCGGAGGAAGAGAGTCAACCATAAGCCAGCATGTGATCTCGCGTATTTTGTTCTACACAAGAG GCTGCCCGATATTAGTTTGGTGCCAGACTGCCACTAA
- the LOC123115834 gene encoding uncharacterized protein isoform X2 — protein MGGRRDHGQCPAEVVLHLRRLDALLKDHGLDHTAHTLEMEAGLFFEAAHLEQLVRQGLWASAHRYLRRFSALWDGDGAATQYATLLSSLSHHSILAWLACRGDEGGRAASFLRPSDEAIRTACPEEARRKDMYCSMTSQQARASLNWEDIKLETLTRVQELVDLRPNLDCLLKNRLPRHKPTPQDVIPLGLRGSQRYRRKRVNHKPACDLAYFVLHKRLPDISLVPDCH, from the exons ATGGGTGGGCGTCGTGATCACGGGCAGTGTCCCGCCGAGGTTGTTCTTCACCTCCGGCGGCTGGACGCTCTCCTCAAGGACCACGGCCTCGACCACACCGCCCACAC GCTGGAGATGGAGGCGGGCCTGTTCTTCGAGGCGGCGCATCTGGAGCAGCTGGTGAGGCAAGGGCTCTGGGCCTCCGCCCACCGCTACCTGCGCCGCTTCTCGGCCCTTTGGGACGGGGACGGCGCCGCCACCCAGTACGCCACCCTCCTCAGCAGCCTCTCCCACCACTCTATACTTGCCTGGCTGGcctgccgcggcgacgaaggcggtCGCGCTGCCTCTTTCCTCAGGCCCTCGGATGAGGCCATCCGCACGGCCTGCCCCGAGGAAGCCCGACGCAAGGACATGTACTGCTCCATGACTTCCCAACAAGCCAG AGCATCCTTGAACTGGGAGGATATAAAGCTCGAGACCTTGACGAGGGTGCAAGAGTTGGTTGATCTGCGTCCCAACCTGGACTGCCTGCTGAAAAATCGATTGCCACGACACAAGCCCACGCCGCAGGATGTCATTCCTCTTGG CTTACGGGGGTCTCAGAGATACCGGAGGAAGAGAGTCAACCATAAGCCAGCATGTGATCTCGCGTATTTTGTTCTACACAAGAG GCTGCCCGATATTAGTTTGGTGCCAGACTGCCACTAA